The Fragaria vesca subsp. vesca linkage group LG2, FraVesHawaii_1.0, whole genome shotgun sequence genome includes a window with the following:
- the LOC101315295 gene encoding NAC domain-containing protein 21/22-like, producing the protein MGLRDIGATLPPGFRFYPSDEELVCHYLYKKVTNEEALKGTLVEIDLHTCEPWQLPEVAKLNANEWYFFSFRDRKYATGFRTNRATTTGYWKATGKDRMVVDPGTGEIVGMRKTLVFYRNRAPNGIKTGWIMHEFRLETPHMPPKEDWVLCRVFHKGKGEMNSNMSLSPHDLMLESNKSCTVTLTSPPSHHEQNMHCGYSNQITSFSTTPVPHQSHSHSHNNQSSSLLNLLQLSQEKLTDSVTEISAKNDDDYGFLWDMNLEESSFENGTLDDMRFEMENSMVLL; encoded by the exons ATGGGTCTGAGGGACATTGGAGCCACACTGCCTCCTGGGTTTCGATTTTATCCGAGCGATGAGGAGTTGGTCTGCCACTATCTCTATAAAAAGGTCACAAATGAGGAAGCTTTGAAGGGTACTCTGGTCGAAATTGACTTGCATACTTGTGAGCCATGGCAGCTTCCTG AGGTGGCAAAGCTGAACGCGAACGAGTGGTACTTCTTCAGCTTCCGTGACCGGAAGTACGCCACAGGGTTCAGGACCAACCGGGCGACGACGACCGGGTACTGGAAAGCTACCGGAAAAGACCGGATGGTGGTGGATCCGGGAACAGGGGAGATTGTAGGGATGAGGAAGACGCTGGTGTTCTATAGGAACAGAGCTCCGAATGGAATCAAAACTGGGTGGATCATGCATGAGTTTCGCCTCGAAACCCCACACATGCCTCCTAAG GAGGACTGGGTTCTGTGCAGGGTTTTCCACAAAGGGAAAGGAGAGATGAACAGCAACATGAGCCTCAGCCCTCATGATCTTATGTTGGAGAGCAACAAATCATGCACTGTTACATTGACATCTCCTCCTTCTCATCATGAGCAAAACATGCACTGTGGATATAGTAACCAGATCACCTCATTTTCCACCACACCAGTACCTCACCAGAGCCATAGCCATAGCCACAATAACCAAAGCAGTTCTCTGCTCAACCTCCTTCAGCTTTCTCAAGAAAAATTGACCGACTCCGTCACCGAAATAAGCGCAAAAAATGACGATGATTATGGATTTTTATGGGACATGAATCTGGAAGAAAGTAGCTTCGAAAATGGAACTTTGGACGACATGAGATTTGAGATGGAGAACAGCATGGTTTTGCTCTGA